The following DNA comes from Streptomyces sp. NBC_00273.
GAAGGACTGCAGGTCCTCGGAGCACACCTCCTGCAGGAGCAGGACCTGGACGCCGGAATCGCCGATCAGGTCGCGCAGTTGCTGGAGCTTCTCCTTCGGGCCCCCGGTCTTCTCACAGCTCCACTGCCGCACCCCGCACATGTTCCAGGTGGCCACGGAGACCTCGTCGGCCTTCCCGGCACCCATACCGGAGCCCGTGGCCGAATCCGGTGCCTGCGCCGACGTGCACGCCACCGCGGTCAACAGGCTCAGGGTCGCCGCCGTGCGGCCGAACCGGCGGCGGAGCGACCGCCGCCGCGACCACCGCCCGGTCTCCGTGTGTCTCTGCATTCGGACATCATTGGGTATGAGCCGGTCAGACCGTGCATCGGGCCCGGCATGACTCCTTCCGCATCCCTCCGCACGCCGTGCGCTACACGTCGTAGGACCAGGCCAAACGCGCGTGACGCGGAGCGATCGACTGGCGTAGGTTCCTTCCTGGCCCGCCGGTCCGGCGCGTCACCTCGTGTTCTGTTCCCCTGGGGGGTTTCTTCAGCATGTCCGCAGTTCCGGTCGGCCCGCCGCCGCCTTCCCCGTACGTCGCACCCCTTGTGAAGGCCGTACGGCCGCGCCCGCCCGTGGGCCTGGCCATCGCACTGACCGCGCTGTTCGCCCTGGTCATCGGGTTCGACGTCTTCGCCGCGTACGTCGACTGGAACTCCCGCTCGATCTTGGAAAGGCTGTTGGCGGATTCCGCCGCGGTCAGCGATGCCGAGCTGGACCAGGCCGACCGTCTGGCGGCCAGAGCCGGCATGTTCCAGGGCCAAGTCGCCATCGTGACCGGCATCGTCTTCATCATCTGGTTCCACCGGGTCCGCACGAACGCCGAGGCCTTCGCCCCGGGCGCGGACAAGCTCCCGCGGGGCTGGGCCATCGGCGCCTGGTTCATACCGCTCGCCAACCTCGTGCTGCCGTACCGGATCGCCGTCACCACCTGGATGTCGAGCACGCCCTTCGGCGCTGACGGACAGCGCCCGTGGTTCCGGTTGACACTGGTCAACCTCTGGTGGGGCACCTTCGTGCTCTCCAAGGTCCTGGGATGGTACGGAGGCCGCTCCTACGCCAGCGCCGAGACCACCGAGGCCGTGCGCAACGCCGCCACGACGATGCTGGCCGGTGACGTCCTCGACATCGTGGCCGCCGTCCTCGCCCTGCTCTTCGTCCGCAGGCTGACGGCCATGCAGCACGCGAGGGCCGCGCGGGGCCCGGTCGTCGCAGCGGTGTAGCCGCACGTGGGCAGGGCCCGACCCCTACCGCTCCGGCGCGGTCGGGGTCTCGGGCGGGGTCTGCTGGGGCTGTTCCCGCCGGGGGCGGTGGTGCCAGGCGGCGTAGGGCCCGACGGGACTCTGACGACAGGGCCTAGGGTGGGGTGGTGACGAACGCGAGTACGAGACCGAGCGGTGACCGGGTGCTGTACGGGTGCATGGGCCTGGGCGGGAGCTGGGACCCCGACCCGTACGGGCCCGCGGACATCGACGCCGCCGAGGCGGCCGTAGCCGCCGCCCTCGACAGCGGGATCACCACCTTCGACCACGCCGACATCTACCGGCACGGGAAGGCCGAGGCCGTCTTCGGCGAGGTGCTCGCGCGCACGCCCGGGCTGCGCGAGCGCATCACGCTCCAGACCAAGTGCGGGATCCGGCTGGGCGACAAGGACCGCCCGGGGACGTACGACCTGCGCGGGGAGAGCATCGCGCGGCGCGTCGAGGAGAGCCTGATCCGGCTGCGGACCGATGTGATCGACGTCCTCCTGCTGCACCGCCCCGATCCGCTGGCGGACGTGGACTCGATCGCCTCCGCGCTGACCTCCCTGCACCGCCAGGGCCTCGTACGGGGCTTCGGCGTGTCCAACATGGGCGCCGCGCAGATCGCCCACCTCCAGGCCCGGCTCGACGTGCCGTTGGTGGCGAACCAGCTGGAGATGAGCCTGCACAGCCGTGCCTGGGTCGAGGCCGGAGTCCTGCTCAACACACCGGAATCCGCGCAGAACGGGTTCCCGTTCGGCACGCTGGAGCACTGCCGCGACCACGGCATCCGCCTCCAGGCCTGGGGCGCTCTGGCGCAGGGCCGCTTCACCGGACGCGAGGAGACGCCCGCCGAGCGGGCCACCGCGCAACTGCTGGCCGAGCTGGCCCGGCAGAAGGACACCACGCCGGAGTCGGTCCTGCTGTGGTGGCTGATGCGGCACCCCGCCGCCATCGCGCCGGTCATCGGCAGTGCGCGCCCCGAGCGGATCCGTGCCTGCCGCGACGCGGCGCTACGGGAGCCCGAGCTCACGCACGAGGAGTGGTACGAGCTCTGGATCACGGCCCGGGGCGTGCCGCTGCCCTGAGGTGCCGGGGCGCGGGACCGGGGGGTTAGCCCCAGCGCAGCCGACCGGGAAGCCGGATGGGACCCCGCGGTGAGATCAACAAGGCTTGTGCCATGACGACTTACCCGCACAAGGCCCTGCTCCTCGCCCTCGCCACGGCCACCGTGGCGGCCTCTCTGACCGCCACCGCCGCCCCGGCCGTGGCCCGGCCCGCCCCCGCCGCCCCGCAGCTCGACTGGCACCGCTGTACCCATCCGGACGCGCCCGCCGCCCAGGAGTGCGCCGAGCTGCCCGTCCCGCTCGACTACGACGATCCCGACGGCCGGCAGCTCACCGTCGCCGTCTCCCGGATCCGCAGCGACCGCCCCGAGGCGCGGCGCGGCACGCTCGTCGTGATACCCGGCGGACCGGGCGGATCCGGAGTGCAGCGCCTGACGCAGAAGGCCGACGCGCTGCGGCGGGAGCTCGCCGGGGCCTACGACCTCGTCGCCTTCGATCCGCGCGGAGTGGGCGCCAGTACCACCGCGAGCTGCGACCTCGCCCCCGAAGACCGGTACTTGACCAGCCTGCGCTCCTGGCCGGGCCCGAACGGCGAGATCACCGAGAACATCGCCCGGTCCCGGCGCATCGCCGAGGCCTGCGCCCGCAGCGGTGGCCCCGAGCTGCGCAGTTTCACCACGGCCAACCAGGTCCGCGACATGGACCGCTTCCGCGAGGCGCTCGGCGAGCGGAAGCTCTCCGCCTGGGGCACCTCGTACGGGACCTACGTGGGAGCCGTGTACGCGCAGAAGTATCCCCGGCACACCGACCGTTGGGTCCTCGACAGCAGCGGCGACCCCGACCCGAAGCGGGTCGCCCGCGGCTGGCTGGCGAACATGTCGCAGGGCGCGGCGGACCGCTTCCCCGACTTCGCGGCCTGGGCGACCCACCCCGACCGGGACCGGGACGGCCTGCGACTGGCCGCGGCGGCGCAGGAGGTGGAGCCGCTCGTCGTCTCGCTCGCGGCCCGGCTGGACCGCGAACCGAGGACGACGACGACCCCCGGAGTGCCGCTGACCGGCAACGGCCTGCGCCAGGCCCTGCAGAACGCGCTCTACGCCGACGCCGCCTTCGCCCCCTTCGCCCGGCTCGTGCAGGCGGCGCAGGACCCGGCGGGGACCCCGGTGCTCCCCAAGGAGCTCGCCGCGCCCATCCGGAACGAGGACGCCGCGCTCATGGTCAGCGTCATCTGCAACGACGTGGCGTGGCCGGACGCGTCCGTGGGCGCGTACCGGCGGGCGGTCGACGCGGACCGCGCCCGGTACCCGCTGACGGCCGGCATGCCGGTGAACGTACTGCCCTGTTCCTTCTGGCAGACCCCCGTGCAGAAGCCGACCCGGATCACCGACGACGGCCCGTCCAACATCCTCATGCTCCAGAGCCGCCGGGATCCTGCCACCCCGCTCTCCGGGGGCCTGAAGATGCGCGAGGCGCTGGGCGACCGGGCCCGGCTGGTGACCGTCGAGCAGGGCGGCCACGGGCTGTACCTCGGCAACGGCAACGCGTGCGGCGACCGCGCCGTCACCGAGTTCCTCACGAGCGGCCGCCGTCCGGCCCGGGACACGGACTGCGCGAACTGAGCAGGCCGCGCCCGTACCGCTACCGGCTCCCGCGCGCGGGCGCAAGCGGGGGCGCAAGCGAGGGCGCCACGATGGGGCCGCCTGCGGCACCCCCTGGACCAGCTCCTGGGGGGAGGGGCGAGCGCGTTCCCGAGCCGGACCGGAAAGGTTTCGGTCCGCGCCCGTCACCGCCCCGGTCCCGCGCAACCCGTACGACGTCACCCGCCACGCCGGGGTGACGGCGGGACCGGCCGCTCCGCCCCCGCTCCGAGGGCGAACTCCGGTCCGCCGCAAGGGTCCTCGCCGACCGGGGCGGCCGCCCGCGGATGCCTCCCGCTTCCCGTCCCACCGCACTTTCCGTGCGGTCATGGCCCCAGATATCCATCCGTACTTGTGGGTACTGCGGCCGAATGGCGCCGGATTTGATAGTTCTGGACTGGTCCGGTGTGAGAAAGCTGCGGGAAGGACACGGCATGTTCGATCTACTGCGCCCGGAGACCGTCATGTGCCCCTTCTGCAAGGCCACCGCCGCCGACGGAGTGGTGCGGACCCTGCGGACCGGAGCGGGGTCACTGTCCGTGACCTGGCACGCCCTCAACTGCCCGCACTTCGCGGCCGACCGGATCCTCGCCGAGAACGAGGGCTGACCGGAGCCGTCCCGGACCGCTCCGGGGACGGCGACATGCGGGACCGGACCCGTGCGGCGAGGATGAGGAGGGACCGGCGAGGAGGAGCGGCGCATGACCAGTCCAGCTGAGCGGCTCCGGCGCGGACGGGCCGTCCGCAAGATCACCGGCCGTGCCGCGCACGGGCGGTGGACCGCCTCGCCGGACCGGCCCGATCCCGTCGGGGTACTGCAGCGGCAGGCCACCGACCGGGTGCCCGAACTGTTGCCGATCCGCTACGGCCGGATGGCGGCCTCGCCCCTCGCCTTCCTGCGGGGCGCGGCCTCCGTCATGGCCGCCGACCTGGCCACCGCACCGCAGACCGGCCTGACCGTCCAGCTGTGCGGGGACGCACACCTGCTGAACTTCGGCATGTTCGCCTCGCCGGAACGCGCCCTGCTCTTCGATCTCAACGACTTCGACGAGACCTTCCCCGGCCCCTTCGAATGGGACGTCAAACGGCTCGCCGCGAGCGTCGCGGTGGCCGCCCGCGACAACGGGCACGGCGACGACCGCGCCGCGCGAGCGGCCCTCGGCGCTGCCCGGGCCTACCGGGAGACGATCCGGGAGCTCGCCGGACACCGCGAGCTGGACGTCTGGTACCACCGGACCGACACCGCCGACCTGCTGCCCCTCATCCGCAAGCGCGAACTGCGCGACCGGGTGGAGGCCAACCTGGCGCGCGCCCGCCGCCGCACCAGCCTGCGCGCGCTCGGCAAACTCACCGAGGTCCAGGGCGGACGCCGGCGGATCATCCACGACCCGCCGCTGCTGGAGCCCCTCGCCCGGGCGGACTCACGGGAGGTCGACGAGATCTTCGACAAGTACCGCAGCACCCTCCCCGAGGAACGCCGCCTCCTGCTGGACCGCTTCCGGTTCGCCGACGTGGCGCGCAAGGTGGTCGGCGTCGGCAGCGTGGGGACCCGCTGCTTCATCGTGCTGCTCCTCGGACGCGACGCCGACGACCCGCTCTTCCTACAGATCAAGGAAGCCGTGCCGTCCGTCCTGCAGGGCCACCTCCCGGACGACGGGCACGAGCACCAAGGGCACCGGGTGGTCGCGGGCCAGCGCCGCATGCAGGCCGCGGGCGACATCTTCCTCGGCTGGACGACCGGACCCGCCGGGCGCCACTTCTACGGCCGGCAGCTGCGCGACATGAAGGGGTCGGCCGATCTCACCGGCATGCCCCCGGGCCTGCTCGCCCGGTACGCCGAGCTGTGCGCCAGGGCCCTGGCCCGCGCCCACGCCCGCACCGGCGACCGCATCGCCATCGCGGGCTACCTCGGGGGCGCCGACACCTTCGACCGCGCCGTGGCCGGCTTCGCGCTCCGCTACGCGGACCGCACCCGCGCCGATCACGCGCTGCTGACCGCCGCCGTCGCCGACGGGAGGATCACCGCGACCCGCGGTGTCTGAGCCGGTCCCGGCCTCAGGCGGGCGCGCCGGACCGCTCCGCCTCCCGGGCCGCCCGGCGGCGCAGCGCGTCCTCATCGGTGTCGGCGTCGTAGGAGATCAGCTTCGGCAGCAGGGCGGCCAGCACCGCCACCGACGCCACACAGGCCAGCCCGCCGCCCCAGAAGGCCGATCGGGTACCGGTCCAGCCGGCCATCGTGCCCGCCCGGACCTGCCCGAGCTGCGGTCCCACGCTGTACGAGAGCACCTCGATGCCCGCGAGCCGGCCCCGCAGCTCTTCCGGGATCGTCTGGTTCCAGATCGTCGCCCGGCCCAGCCCGCTCGCCATGTCGCCCGCACCCGCCACCGCCAGGCACAGCAGCACGAGCCAGATGCCGGAGGACGCGCCGGCCCCTGCGATCGCCAGGCCCCACACCGCCGCACCGAACACCACCAGCAGCCCGTGCCGGCGTACCCGGGACATCCAGCCGCTGGTCATGCCGAGCACCAGTGAGCCCACCGCCCCGGCCGCGTACATCAGCCCCAGCGCCCAGACCGCGTCGAGCTCGTCCGCGAGGAAGGGGTAGATGGCGTTCGGGAAGGCGAAGAACATCGCCGCCAGGTCGACCGCGTACGTCCCCAGCAGGACGGGCCGGCTCCACGCGTAGCGCGCGCCCTCGGCGATCCCGCGCAACGACGGGCGTTCGGCCCCCTTCACCGGCGGCGCCGGACTGAGCCGCAGGCACAGCAGCACCGAGGCGAGGAAACCGAGCACGGTGACGGCGTACGCCGCGGCGTGACCGGCGAAGGCGACGACCACACCGGCCAGCGCCGGACCGGCGATCGCCCCGAACTGGTAACGCAGCCCGTTGAGCGCCGCGGCGGCCGTCAGCTGCTCGTGCGGCACGATCCGCGCCATCAGCGAGTCCAGGGCCGGCCGCTGGAGCCCGCTCAGCGCGGAGACCCCCGCCGCGACCACGTACAGCGGCCACAGCAGCGGATCCGGCAGCAGCGCGTTGACCAGGAGCACCAGGGCGAGCACCCCGAGCCCGGCCTCGGTCAGCAGGATCATCCGCCGCCGGTCGACCGCGTCGGCGAGGGCGCCCCCGTACAGCCCGAAGACCACCAGCGGAACGAGCTCCACCGCACCCATCGCACCGACCGCCATGGGCGAGTCCGTCAGGTGCTTGATCTGCAGCGGCAGCGCGATCATCGCCATGAACGAACCGAAGTACGTCACCGTGCCCTGGTAGAACAGCAGCCTGAAGTCCCGACCGGAACGGAACGGGGCGAAATCGGGCAGCAGGGCGGTCCATCGGGAAGTGCTCACGAGATGCCATCGTCCGTGGACGTCCCGGCCGGGGCAACGGATTTTCTACGCATCGGCCCCGTACCGATCACGGACGGGCGAATCCGGAGCCCTGCGCGTGGCATCACCGGCCCGGTGTGGCACCCATGGGTCATGCCGCCGGTGTCAGCGTTCCTGCGTACGGCAGCGTCGTACGCCTGGCGCCTGCTGGTGGTCGGCGCCGCCGTCTACGCGGTCTTCGCCGTGCTCGGCCGCTTCCACGAGATCACCGTGGCACTCTTCCTCGCGCTCGTCGTCACCGCCCTGCTGTGGTGGCCCAC
Coding sequences within:
- a CDS encoding alpha/beta hydrolase, whose product is MTTYPHKALLLALATATVAASLTATAAPAVARPAPAAPQLDWHRCTHPDAPAAQECAELPVPLDYDDPDGRQLTVAVSRIRSDRPEARRGTLVVIPGGPGGSGVQRLTQKADALRRELAGAYDLVAFDPRGVGASTTASCDLAPEDRYLTSLRSWPGPNGEITENIARSRRIAEACARSGGPELRSFTTANQVRDMDRFREALGERKLSAWGTSYGTYVGAVYAQKYPRHTDRWVLDSSGDPDPKRVARGWLANMSQGAADRFPDFAAWATHPDRDRDGLRLAAAAQEVEPLVVSLAARLDREPRTTTTPGVPLTGNGLRQALQNALYADAAFAPFARLVQAAQDPAGTPVLPKELAAPIRNEDAALMVSVICNDVAWPDASVGAYRRAVDADRARYPLTAGMPVNVLPCSFWQTPVQKPTRITDDGPSNILMLQSRRDPATPLSGGLKMREALGDRARLVTVEQGGHGLYLGNGNACGDRAVTEFLTSGRRPARDTDCAN
- a CDS encoding DUF2252 domain-containing protein → MTSPAERLRRGRAVRKITGRAAHGRWTASPDRPDPVGVLQRQATDRVPELLPIRYGRMAASPLAFLRGAASVMAADLATAPQTGLTVQLCGDAHLLNFGMFASPERALLFDLNDFDETFPGPFEWDVKRLAASVAVAARDNGHGDDRAARAALGAARAYRETIRELAGHRELDVWYHRTDTADLLPLIRKRELRDRVEANLARARRRTSLRALGKLTEVQGGRRRIIHDPPLLEPLARADSREVDEIFDKYRSTLPEERRLLLDRFRFADVARKVVGVGSVGTRCFIVLLLGRDADDPLFLQIKEAVPSVLQGHLPDDGHEHQGHRVVAGQRRMQAAGDIFLGWTTGPAGRHFYGRQLRDMKGSADLTGMPPGLLARYAELCARALARAHARTGDRIAIAGYLGGADTFDRAVAGFALRYADRTRADHALLTAAVADGRITATRGV
- a CDS encoding aldo/keto reductase, giving the protein MTNASTRPSGDRVLYGCMGLGGSWDPDPYGPADIDAAEAAVAAALDSGITTFDHADIYRHGKAEAVFGEVLARTPGLRERITLQTKCGIRLGDKDRPGTYDLRGESIARRVEESLIRLRTDVIDVLLLHRPDPLADVDSIASALTSLHRQGLVRGFGVSNMGAAQIAHLQARLDVPLVANQLEMSLHSRAWVEAGVLLNTPESAQNGFPFGTLEHCRDHGIRLQAWGALAQGRFTGREETPAERATAQLLAELARQKDTTPESVLLWWLMRHPAAIAPVIGSARPERIRACRDAALREPELTHEEWYELWITARGVPLP
- a CDS encoding DUF4328 domain-containing protein is translated as MSAVPVGPPPPSPYVAPLVKAVRPRPPVGLAIALTALFALVIGFDVFAAYVDWNSRSILERLLADSAAVSDAELDQADRLAARAGMFQGQVAIVTGIVFIIWFHRVRTNAEAFAPGADKLPRGWAIGAWFIPLANLVLPYRIAVTTWMSSTPFGADGQRPWFRLTLVNLWWGTFVLSKVLGWYGGRSYASAETTEAVRNAATTMLAGDVLDIVAAVLALLFVRRLTAMQHARAARGPVVAAV
- a CDS encoding MFS transporter, encoding MSTSRWTALLPDFAPFRSGRDFRLLFYQGTVTYFGSFMAMIALPLQIKHLTDSPMAVGAMGAVELVPLVVFGLYGGALADAVDRRRMILLTEAGLGVLALVLLVNALLPDPLLWPLYVVAAGVSALSGLQRPALDSLMARIVPHEQLTAAAALNGLRYQFGAIAGPALAGVVVAFAGHAAAYAVTVLGFLASVLLCLRLSPAPPVKGAERPSLRGIAEGARYAWSRPVLLGTYAVDLAAMFFAFPNAIYPFLADELDAVWALGLMYAAGAVGSLVLGMTSGWMSRVRRHGLLVVFGAAVWGLAIAGAGASSGIWLVLLCLAVAGAGDMASGLGRATIWNQTIPEELRGRLAGIEVLSYSVGPQLGQVRAGTMAGWTGTRSAFWGGGLACVASVAVLAALLPKLISYDADTDEDALRRRAAREAERSGAPA